Proteins from a genomic interval of Musa acuminata AAA Group cultivar baxijiao chromosome BXJ1-9, Cavendish_Baxijiao_AAA, whole genome shotgun sequence:
- the LOC103996725 gene encoding high-affinity nitrate transporter-activating protein 2.1, with the protein MATAPLLRLVLLVSCIGSSMAVLFSSLPNTLTVTASPAAGQVLHAGVDQIKVSWKLNQSTPASADSDYKKVKVLLCYDPVSQADRGWRKTDDHLKKDKTCQFKVTTQPYSSGGGSFVYTVERSIPTGTYFVRAYALDSGDTEVAYGQTTNVAKTTNLFDVVGITGRHASLDIAAGCFSAFSILALVFFFVVEKRKAKK; encoded by the exons ATGGCTACAGCTCCTCTTCTTCGTCTTGTGCTACTTGTGTCTTGTATAGGGTCTTCCATGGCTGTGCTCTTCTCCAGCCTTCCAAATACGCTCACAGTCACTGCATCTCCTGCTGCAGGCCAAG TGCTGCACGCCGGCGTCGACCAGATCAAGGTGAGCTGGAAGCTGAACCAGAGCACGCCGGCGAGCGCTGACTCGGACTACAAGAAGGTCAAAGTGCTGCTGTGCTACGATCCGGTGAGCCAGGCCGACCGCGGGTGGCGCAAGACCGACGACCACCTGAAGAAGGACAAGACGTGCCAGTTCAAGGTCACCACGCAGCCctacagcagcggcggcggctcctTCGTGTACACCGTGGAGCGCAGCATCCCCACCGGGACCTACTTCGTGAGGGCGTACGCGCTCGACTCCGGCGACACCGAGGTCGCTTACGGGCAGACGACCAACGTCGCGAAGACCACCAACCTGTTCGACGTGGTGGGGATCACCGGCCGCCACGCGTCGCTCGACATTGCGGCGGGCTGCTTCTCCGCCTTTTCCATTCTTGCGCTCGTCTTCTTCTTCGTGgtggagaagaggaaggcaaagAAGTAA
- the LOC103996726 gene encoding cytochrome b5 — protein sequence MGSDRKVYTLAEVSAHNSAHDCWLVIDGKVYDVTKFLDDHPGGDEVLVSSTGKDATDDFEDVGHSTAARAMLDEYYVGEIDDTTILKDVKYTAPKQPHYNQDKTSEFIIRLLQFLVPLAILGLAVAIKIYTKSA from the exons atggGGAGCGATAGGAAGGTCTACACCTTGGCCGAGGTCTCCGCCCACAACTCTGCCCATGACTGCTGGCTCGTCATCGACGGCAAG GTTTATGATGTCACCAAATTCTTGGACGATCACCCTGGAGGGGATGAGGTGTTGGTGTCATCAACTG GGAAAGACGCAACTGATGACTTTGAAGATGTTGGGCATAGCACCGCTGCAAGGGCAATGTTGGATGAGTACTATGTTGGGGAGATTGATGACACAACAATTCTTAAGGATGTCAAATACACTGCTCCCAAGCAACCTCACTACAACCAGGACAAGACATCTGAGTTCATCATCAGGCTTCTCCAGTTTTTGGTTCCCTTGGCAATCTTGGGGTTGGCTGTTGCCATCAAAATCTACACAAAATCAGCTTAA